From the Drosophila suzukii chromosome 2 unlocalized genomic scaffold, CBGP_Dsuzu_IsoJpt1.0 scf_2c, whole genome shotgun sequence genome, one window contains:
- the LOC139354341 gene encoding putative uncharacterized protein DDB_G0294196: protein MEKSPEWQVQLRRAEEEEQQLWENPGYPPTLRYAPEPCIPPQEVAEDWASSPPRWLPEIPPIPRYEGSPQWTPARPPTPRFEQPPPQQQLEREQPPPQQQLEREQPPPQQEPERERRQQQQTDPPQQQPGNPTGQHIRTDIPAAHVSHSTRTFVAEGVRWRQQTVFWTWPEGPAEETAATEEPRIWEENGPRVSPLDPRTRGRPEH, encoded by the coding sequence ATGGAAAAATCGCCGGAGTGGCAGGTCCAACTGCGGAgggccgaggaggaggagcagcagctgtgggaaaacccaGGGTACCCACCCACCTTGAGGTATGCGCCCGAGCCCTGCATCCcgccgcaagaagtggcagaagactgggcgtcctcacctccgcggtggctgcccgaaatcccACCCATACCGCGGTACGAGGGATCACCGCAGTGGACGCCAGCACGACCACCCACGCCGAGgttcgagcagccaccaccgcagcagcaactcgaacgcgagcagccaccaccgcagcagcagcttgaacgcgagcagccaccaccgcagcaggaGCCCGAACGCGAGCGacgccagcagcaacagaccGATCCGCCGCAGCAACAGCCAGGGAACCCGACGGGACAacacatccggacggacataccggcggcccacgtgagccacagtacccggacgttcgtggccgaaggggtaaggtggcggcagcagacggtcttctggacctggccggagggacccgcAGAGGAGACGGCGGCGACGGAGGAGCCCCGAATCTGGGAGGAGAatggtccccgggtgagcccgctggaccCCAGGACCCGCGGCAGACCGGAGCATTAG
- the LOC136117788 gene encoding uncharacterized protein → MNTFLSDRYRTLEAIEDMKPSTSNHPNAKSQPVSRKLNSFEAKVVTKPKNCDLCSKESAPILKWRYFQYVFSADITKMYRQIWVDPKHTPFKRILFRNKEGEVSDFKLKTVTFSVNCAPFLALRILQQLADDVEKDFPKASNIVRHFMYVGDVLAGANSIQEAQLAISELHHAFNRAGFPLRKWTANQESILEDIPNEHLLHEDFCDLKSESFAKTLGVRWNATSDEFYFVPPPVSIESTYTKREVLSQIAKLFVRSKIFMQEIWLQELGWDENIHAEMNQRWQEFLRSYSELEQIRILSRGVSLRELVHSQLWWEGPDWLQRPKDKWPTLGLAPPVTDIEQRAVKVNFAKAPAEDFLERFSKLDKALRVFAYVLRFIQRCRKMPRGPADRPTKEEVREAERALIIYAQREEYTQELKFLNDKRPIPVSSPIANLYPFLDQRGLLRACGRITASTALQYDEWHPIILPYNCRLARLLVLFSHQISLHGGNQLVVRLIRSKYWILKIKNLVKAVLNSCKVCTIYKKRVQTQLMGDLPTDRDTFSRPFTYTGIDYAGPFETKNYTGRACLITKGYVCVFVCFFTKAIHLEPTSDLITEKFLAAFARFVARRGCPQRVHSDNGKTFVRAATLLSRDFMQTIKEFVTDTYSHQGILRRFIPPGAPHMGGLWEAGVKSFNALFYKSTSSRKYTFEDFSTLLAKVEACLNSRPLSPMFEYPAELLVLTPGHFLIGGTLLSTAEPEIKGEAKSIINRWQHLKALHQQFSARWKEEYLKELHKRNKWQNPSRDIQVDDMVVVKEDNMPSNDWRLGRVVSVFPGADSRVRVVEILTARGTITRPIHKLVLLPMEAKATSALPQ, encoded by the exons ATGAACACGTTTCTTAGCGACAGGTACCGAACGCTAGAGGCGATTGAGGATATGAAACCCAGCACCAGCAATCACCCTAACGCTAAGAGTCAACCCGTTTCCAGAAAGCTCAACTCCTTCGAAGCTAAGGTGGTCACAAAACCAAAGAATTGCGATCTGTGCTCAAAAGAGAGTGCTCCA ATTTTGAAGTGGCGTTATTTCCAATACGTGTTCAGTGCAGACATTACAAAGATGTACCGTCAGATCTGGGTCGATCCCAAGCATACGCCGTTCAAAAGAATTTTATTCCGGAATAAAGAAGGAGAAGTAAGCGATTTCAAGCTAAAAACCGTCACCTTTAGTGTCAACTGTGCACCGTTTCTGGCACTCCGCATACTCCAACAATTGGCAGACGACGTAGAAAAGGACTTCCCTAAAGCAAGCAATATTGTTCGGCATTTTATGTACGTAGGCGACGTTCTGGCAGGTGCCAATTCCATTCAAGAGGCTCAACTTGCGATCAGCGAGCTTCACCACGCTTTTAATCGCGCCGGCTTCCCATTAAGAAAGTGGACAGCTAATCAGGAGAGCATCCTCGAAGATATCCCAAACGAGCATCTACTCCACGAAGACTTTTGTGACCTTAAGTCCGAAAGTTTTGCCAAAACACTTGGTGTTCGGTGGAATGCGACCTCGGATGAGTTCTATTTTGTCCCACCACCAGTTTCGATTGAATCTACTTATACGAAGAGAGAGGTTCTTTCCCAAATCGCGAAACTTTTTGTCCGCTcaaaaatctttatgcaagagatttggttGCAAGAGTTGGGCTGGGATGAAAATATCCACGCAGAAATGAATCAAAGATGGCAAGAATTTTTGCGCAGCTATTCCGAGCTTGAACAGATCCGTATTCTAAG TCGAGGCGTGTCGCTGCGGGAGCTGGTTCATAGCCAACTCTGGTGGGAGGGACCGGATTGGTTACAACGGCCAAAAGATAAGTGGCCAACACTGGGGCTTGCACCTCCAGTCACAGACATAGAGCAGCGTGCTGTGAAGGTCAATTTCGCAAAGGCCCCAGCCGAAGATTTTCTGGAACGGTTCTCCAAGTTGGACAAGGCTCTGCGGGTCTTTGCGTACGTGTTACGGTTCATTCAACGCTGCCGCAAGATGCCGAGGGGCCCAGCTGATCGGCCTACCAAGGAAGAGGTCCGAGAAGCTGAAAGAGCCCTGATTATATATGCCCAGCGGGAGGAATATACCCAGGAGCTTAAATTCCTAAACGATAAGCGTCCAATTCCAGTTTCCAGCCCGATAGCCAACCTGTATCCATTTCTAGACCAGCGAGGCCTGTTAAGGGCATGTGGTCGCATTACAGCCTCAACAGCCCTTCAGTATGACGAGTGGCATCCTATTATACTGCCATACAACTGTCGACTAGCTCGTCTGCTCGTCCTTTTCTCACACCAGATTTCCCTGCATGGAGGCAACCAACTAGTGGTACGCCTCATCCGATCGAAGTATTGGATTCTTAAAATCAAGAATCTGGTAAAAGCTGTGCTAAACTCCTGTAAGGTGTGCACTATTTACAAGAAGAGAGTACAGACGCAATTGATGGGCGATCTTCCTACCGATCGAGATACCTTCTCCAGGCCATTTACATATACGGGCATTGATTATGCAGGCCCGTTTGAGACAAAAAACTACACAGGCAGAGCATGCCTTATTACCAAGGGATATGTATGCGTGTTTGTGTGTTTCTTCACAAAGGCTATCCATTTAGAGCCTACGTCCGACCTGATAACCGAGAAGTTCCTCGCGGCATTTGCCCGATTCGTAGCgagaagagggtgtcctcaGCGGGTCCATTCGGATAATGGCAAAACCTTTGTGCGGGCAGCGACTCTACTTTCTCGGGATTTCATGCAGACGATCAAGGAGTTTGTGACTGATACCTATAGCCATCAGGGGATCTTGCGGCGGTTCATTCCTCCAGGAGCTCCACATATGGGTGGATTGTGGGAGGCTGGAGTGAAAAGCTTCAATGCACTTTTCTACAAGTCGACGTCAAGTCGGAAGTATACGTTTGAAGATTTCTCCACTCTTCTAGCCAAAGTTGAAGCATGCCTCAATTCCAGGCCGCTGTCTCCCATGTTCGAATATCCTGCTGAGTTGTTGGTATTGACGCCAGGCCACTTTCTGATTGGGGGTACGTTGCTTTCCACAGCTGAACCCGAAATTAAGGGCGAAGCTAAGTCGATTATAAATCGCTGGCAACACTTAAAGGCCCTGCATCAGCAGTTCAGTGCGCGATGGAAAGAGGAGtacttaaaggaacttcacaAGCGCAATAAGTGGCAGAACCCTTCCAGAGATATCCAAGTCGATGATATGGTGGTCGTCAAAGAAGACAATATGCCATCAAACGACTGGCGGCTCGGCAGAGTTGTATCTGTCTTTCCAGGGGCCGATAGTAGAGTTCGCGTAGTCGAAATCCTTACCGCTCGAGGGACTATAACGCGTCCCATCCACAAGCTTGTACTTCTTCCTATGGAGGCCAAGGCAACCTCCGCTCTTCCACAATAG